From the genome of Desulfobotulus pelophilus, one region includes:
- a CDS encoding sigma-54 interaction domain-containing protein: MGLEVIQNELISKDTGTGEDFPAFMGLVGQSTRMQKVFQTIRKVAATDSSVLITGESGTGKELIARAIHALSPRRNGPMVIINCGAIPGELLESELFGHEKGAFTGAHRSRMGRFEMADGGTIFLDEIGDMSPGLQVKLLRAIQEQTFERVGGGQSVRVNIRVLSATHRDLVTAIGTGAFREDLYYRLNVIPIKVPPLRERKEDIPLLSRYFLERLAARFEEGTKRFTDAAQDLLLAYEWPGNIRELENMMERMAVMSEDSLIGEDELPESVRGIRTPERVLALNPLHNGMGFTEAVDLYQKTLIIEALNRCDWVKAKAAALLKMNRTTLVEKIKKLKIVREEPLSPDLDLF, encoded by the coding sequence ATGGGTCTGGAAGTGATACAGAACGAATTGATATCAAAAGATACGGGGACAGGAGAGGATTTCCCGGCCTTCATGGGGCTGGTTGGGCAGAGTACCCGTATGCAGAAAGTTTTCCAGACTATCCGAAAGGTGGCGGCAACGGACAGCTCTGTGTTGATTACCGGAGAATCCGGAACGGGTAAAGAGCTGATTGCGCGGGCCATCCATGCACTCAGCCCGCGCCGCAACGGGCCTATGGTCATTATTAATTGTGGTGCCATTCCCGGTGAGTTACTGGAGTCAGAGCTTTTCGGCCACGAGAAAGGGGCGTTTACAGGGGCTCACCGGAGCCGCATGGGACGCTTTGAAATGGCTGATGGCGGCACTATTTTTCTTGATGAGATCGGTGATATGAGTCCCGGTCTTCAGGTGAAGCTGCTTCGGGCCATTCAGGAGCAGACCTTTGAGCGTGTGGGAGGCGGTCAGTCCGTTCGTGTCAATATACGGGTGCTGTCAGCCACTCACAGGGATCTTGTTACGGCCATTGGAACGGGTGCTTTCCGTGAAGATCTTTACTACCGTCTTAACGTTATTCCCATCAAGGTGCCACCCCTGCGGGAACGTAAGGAGGATATTCCTCTTTTAAGCCGTTATTTCCTCGAACGCCTGGCGGCCCGTTTTGAGGAGGGTACGAAGCGTTTTACTGATGCCGCACAGGATCTGCTGTTGGCTTATGAGTGGCCCGGTAATATCCGCGAGCTGGAAAATATGATGGAGCGGATGGCTGTCATGAGTGAGGATTCCCTTATCGGAGAGGATGAGCTGCCGGAGTCGGTACGGGGCATCCGCACGCCGGAGCGTGTGCTGGCTCTCAATCCGCTTCATAATGGAATGGGCTTTACGGAGGCTGTTGATCTTTATCAGAAAACGCTCATCATTGAAGCGTTGAACCGTTGTGACTGGGTGAAGGCCAAAGCCGCTGCCCTGCTGAAAATGAATCGTACGACACTGGTGGAAAAAATCAAAAAGCTGAAAATAGTCCGGGAAGAACCCCTGTCACCGGATCTGGATCTGTTTTAG
- a CDS encoding Lrp/AsnC family transcriptional regulator → MIDDISLQILSILQEKARIPNVEVARQVGLAPSAVLERIRKLEKQGIIDGYEVRLNPEKLHRDLVAFLQITLDRPEACTSVAEALSALPDTQEVHYITGNDAFLVKLRSSSVTELHRTVQKHIAGLPGIARVHTHIALATHKESAKIPLDAIIP, encoded by the coding sequence ATGATTGATGACATCAGCCTGCAGATTCTTTCCATACTTCAGGAAAAAGCCAGGATTCCCAATGTGGAAGTCGCCCGGCAGGTGGGTCTTGCCCCTTCCGCTGTTCTGGAACGCATCCGTAAACTGGAAAAACAGGGTATTATTGACGGCTATGAAGTCCGCCTCAACCCGGAAAAACTTCACAGGGATCTCGTAGCCTTCCTCCAGATTACCCTTGACCGGCCCGAAGCCTGTACCAGCGTGGCAGAAGCACTCTCAGCGCTGCCCGACACCCAGGAAGTACACTATATTACCGGTAACGATGCCTTTCTGGTGAAACTGCGCAGCTCTTCTGTAACAGAACTGCACCGCACCGTTCAGAAACACATTGCAGGACTGCCCGGAATTGCCCGTGTACACACCCATATTGCCCTGGCCACCCACAAGGAAAGCGCCAAGATTCCCCTGGATGCCATCATCCCCTGA
- a CDS encoding DEAD/DEAH box helicase: MKLPLLRLRHDLEVRHLPPHLEEEVRQTLSLENPKWLENQRMGRWNGNTPRHLVFYSETENGIFTLPRGYTRRLMLLLRNHGLPWTLEDHRLSLPEIPFRFCANLKDFQKQAVLAMASKEFGTLNAPTGAGKTVMALALVARRRQPALIVVHTRELALQWVARIQEFLGIPEEEIGMVGAGRTRPGQAITVALVQSLVKNHRELVHRIGHIIVDECHRTPSKTFTQAVSVFPARYCLGLSATLFRRDKLSPLIFWYLGDVHHAVDQKKLIRGGHILSAEIQFRKTAFKPFHDPVTAYTKMMRELISDAGRNRLIVEDVAHQCRMQAEGVMLVLSDRRQHCEILHGMLRYGHKIQAALLTGSLKNSERKKVTEALEAGEVKVLVATGQLIGEGFDCRDLSTLFLATPIRFSGRLLQYLGRILRPSGNQKKARVFDYVDVHVDVLATMARHRLHAYGETQNKSGLDAILPEYNSFH, translated from the coding sequence TTGAAACTCCCATTGCTCCGCTTACGCCATGACCTGGAGGTACGGCATCTCCCCCCCCACCTTGAGGAGGAGGTTCGCCAGACCCTCAGTCTCGAAAATCCCAAATGGCTGGAGAACCAGCGCATGGGCCGGTGGAACGGAAATACTCCCAGGCACCTTGTCTTCTATTCAGAAACAGAAAATGGAATATTCACCCTGCCACGGGGGTACACACGCCGTCTTATGCTGCTACTCCGGAATCACGGGCTGCCGTGGACGCTGGAGGATCACCGGCTTTCCCTACCGGAAATACCCTTTCGTTTTTGCGCAAATCTGAAAGATTTTCAGAAACAGGCTGTCCTGGCCATGGCATCCAAAGAATTCGGTACCCTCAATGCCCCCACAGGAGCCGGAAAAACGGTCATGGCCCTGGCTCTTGTGGCCAGACGCCGCCAACCGGCTCTGATTGTGGTGCACACACGGGAACTGGCCCTGCAATGGGTAGCACGGATCCAGGAATTCCTGGGTATTCCCGAAGAGGAAATCGGCATGGTTGGCGCAGGCCGTACCAGACCGGGCCAGGCCATCACCGTGGCTCTGGTCCAGAGTCTTGTCAAAAATCATAGGGAACTTGTACACCGTATCGGTCACATTATTGTGGATGAATGCCACCGAACTCCCTCCAAAACCTTCACCCAGGCCGTATCTGTCTTCCCCGCACGCTACTGTCTCGGACTGTCAGCCACTCTTTTCCGCAGGGATAAGCTGTCACCACTGATCTTCTGGTATCTCGGAGATGTCCACCATGCCGTGGATCAGAAAAAGCTCATCCGGGGTGGACATATTCTTTCTGCAGAAATTCAGTTCCGGAAAACGGCATTCAAACCCTTTCATGACCCCGTAACGGCCTATACAAAAATGATGAGGGAACTGATCAGTGATGCCGGAAGAAACCGCCTCATCGTTGAAGATGTGGCCCACCAGTGCCGCATGCAGGCCGAAGGAGTCATGCTGGTACTGTCCGACCGCCGCCAGCACTGTGAAATCCTCCATGGCATGCTCCGATACGGCCATAAAATTCAGGCAGCCCTGCTGACAGGCAGCCTGAAAAACTCCGAAAGAAAAAAGGTCACAGAAGCCCTTGAAGCCGGAGAAGTCAAAGTTCTTGTGGCCACAGGCCAGCTCATCGGTGAAGGCTTTGACTGCAGAGATCTGTCCACCCTCTTTCTGGCAACCCCCATACGCTTTTCCGGCCGCCTTCTCCAGTACCTGGGCCGAATTCTACGACCCTCGGGCAATCAGAAAAAAGCCCGTGTCTTTGATTACGTGGATGTCCATGTGGATGTACTGGCCACCATGGCCCGTCACCGCCTTCATGCATACGGAGAAACCCAGAACAAATCAGGGCTTGACGCGATATTACCAGAATATAATTCTTTCCATTAA
- a CDS encoding diaminopimelate decarboxylase: MPMPSAFQNRLFPKLTDIAQHFATPFHIYDEKGILETGASLKQQFSSIPGFREYFAVKALPNPSILKLMQSMGFGFDCSSIAELALARSIGARAEDILFTSNNTSPEDFSAALADGGCILNLDDISLIPKVPEMPETICFRYNPGPRRTGNAIIGNPVEAKYGITHEQVIPAYQMAMERGVKHFGLHTMVVSNERNHAYMVETARMLLSLAADLLTSLGLRLSFLNIGGGLGIPYRPEEDALDIASMGVEITELFREFKEKHGYMPALLMESGRYMTGPHGVLVTRAINRKDTYRHYVGVDACMSALMRPGMYGAYHHIEVLNKQASPQDKPVDVVGSLCENNDKFAIQRPLPPIEEGDILIIHDTGAHGHAMGFNYNGQLRPQELLLRQDGSTARIRRKETLDDLFATLHFEETILRP, translated from the coding sequence ATGCCCATGCCGTCCGCATTTCAAAACCGACTCTTCCCCAAACTCACTGACATAGCACAACATTTTGCAACACCCTTCCATATTTATGATGAAAAAGGGATTCTTGAAACGGGTGCCAGCCTGAAACAGCAATTCAGTAGCATACCCGGATTCCGGGAATACTTTGCCGTCAAAGCCCTGCCCAACCCCTCCATTCTGAAATTGATGCAATCCATGGGCTTCGGCTTTGACTGCAGCTCCATTGCGGAACTGGCCCTTGCACGAAGCATCGGTGCAAGGGCAGAGGACATTCTTTTCACCTCAAACAACACATCGCCCGAAGACTTTTCCGCCGCACTGGCCGATGGCGGCTGCATCCTGAACCTTGATGACATCAGCCTGATTCCCAAGGTTCCGGAAATGCCCGAAACCATCTGTTTCCGCTACAATCCCGGACCAAGACGTACGGGCAATGCCATCATCGGCAATCCTGTGGAAGCCAAATACGGCATTACCCACGAACAGGTTATACCCGCGTACCAAATGGCCATGGAAAGAGGAGTCAAGCATTTTGGCCTGCATACCATGGTGGTTTCCAATGAACGGAACCATGCCTATATGGTGGAAACTGCCCGCATGCTGCTAAGCCTTGCTGCCGACCTCCTGACCTCATTGGGCCTCCGGCTTTCTTTTCTCAATATCGGTGGTGGCCTAGGCATTCCCTACAGGCCGGAAGAGGATGCCCTGGATATTGCGTCCATGGGGGTGGAAATCACGGAGCTGTTTCGTGAGTTCAAAGAGAAACACGGCTACATGCCAGCCCTTCTCATGGAATCCGGCCGTTACATGACAGGCCCCCACGGCGTGCTGGTCACCCGGGCCATCAATCGCAAGGACACCTACCGACACTACGTCGGTGTGGATGCCTGCATGTCCGCCCTCATGCGGCCGGGCATGTACGGTGCCTATCATCACATCGAAGTGCTGAACAAACAAGCCTCTCCCCAGGACAAGCCTGTGGATGTGGTCGGCTCCCTATGCGAAAACAACGACAAGTTTGCCATACAGCGTCCTTTACCACCCATTGAAGAAGGAGATATTCTCATCATCCACGATACCGGTGCCCACGGCCATGCCATGGGCTTCAACTACAACGGTCAGCTCAGGCCCCAGGAACTGCTCCTGCGGCAGGACGGAAGCACCGCCCGGATACGGAGAAAAGAAACCCTGGACGACTTGTTTGCCACTCTGCATTTTGAAGAAACCATACTCCGGCCCTGA
- a CDS encoding chemotaxis response regulator CheY has product MDTSIKILCVDDFATMRRILKNILKQLGFTNITEADDGTTALEELKKGHFDLIISDWNMPKMSGLELLKAVRAMDDYKNIPFLMVTAEAQKQNVVEAVQAGVSNYVVKPFTAEAIAEKIEKVLVK; this is encoded by the coding sequence ATGGATACTTCCATCAAAATTCTTTGTGTCGATGATTTTGCGACCATGCGACGTATTCTTAAAAATATTCTTAAGCAGCTTGGTTTTACAAATATTACGGAAGCTGATGACGGAACCACGGCTCTTGAAGAGTTGAAAAAAGGTCACTTCGACCTGATTATTTCGGACTGGAACATGCCCAAGATGTCTGGCCTTGAGCTGCTGAAAGCTGTACGTGCCATGGATGACTACAAAAACATACCCTTTCTCATGGTAACGGCAGAGGCGCAGAAACAGAATGTGGTGGAAGCTGTGCAGGCAGGGGTTTCCAATTATGTGGTAAAGCCGTTTACGGCAGAAGCCATTGCGGAGAAGATAGAGAAAGTTCTGGTAAAGTAG
- a CDS encoding HD domain-containing phosphohydrolase, with protein MKKEAVAGTILFVDDETSILEIAQEYFQHKGYRVLTAENGMQALDILGKEPVDCCFTDINMPGMDGLELAEHIRNMDNTLPVIVMTGYPSLENTIRTLKNGVVDFLIKPVNLNQMDLCVKRVLRERRLFVENLLLKEEVARKNKLEKLNRDLKARVTELGVLNRIMGAFTLVPESGDVFRRLVDMAQELCSASSAWFYVVNDLLPAPREVAAVSGALPGTGGPDSRLAELLKEVATDGLPFLMPVNPVGHSLAAGVGSAMIVPLKIREKVFGLLYAVREKADGRFSDKDLFYASVMAGHAAHAIENLALYENIYENLFGTLYAFVSAIEAKDSYTHQHSNRVADLAVALGQRMGLDAESLDVLLFAGRLHDIGKIGVRDDVLLKPGRLTDDEYEAIKEHPAIGAGIVGKLGLWSREQEIILYHHERYDGGGYPKGLAGQEIPFLARILSVADAYDAMASDRAYRRRLPEKEIFSIMRQARGKQFDPEVLDVFLQMGAEGLLG; from the coding sequence ATGAAAAAAGAGGCTGTGGCGGGGACCATTCTTTTTGTGGACGATGAAACCAGTATTCTTGAGATTGCTCAGGAATATTTTCAGCATAAGGGATATCGGGTCCTTACGGCGGAAAATGGGATGCAAGCCCTTGATATTCTAGGTAAAGAACCTGTAGATTGCTGTTTTACGGATATCAATATGCCGGGAATGGATGGTCTGGAGCTGGCAGAACACATCCGGAATATGGATAACACCCTGCCTGTGATTGTCATGACGGGTTACCCCTCTCTGGAAAATACCATTCGGACCCTGAAGAACGGAGTTGTCGATTTTCTGATTAAGCCGGTGAATCTCAACCAGATGGATCTTTGTGTGAAAAGGGTTCTCAGGGAGCGCAGGCTGTTTGTGGAGAATCTCCTTCTTAAAGAGGAGGTGGCCCGTAAAAATAAGCTTGAAAAACTGAACAGAGACCTGAAGGCGAGGGTCACCGAACTGGGGGTTTTGAACCGGATTATGGGGGCCTTTACCCTTGTGCCGGAAAGCGGTGATGTTTTCCGCAGGCTTGTGGATATGGCCCAGGAGCTTTGTTCGGCCAGCTCTGCATGGTTTTATGTTGTCAACGACCTTTTGCCGGCACCGCGGGAAGTGGCCGCTGTTTCCGGTGCCCTGCCCGGCACTGGCGGGCCGGATTCCAGGTTGGCGGAACTTCTGAAGGAAGTGGCCACGGACGGGCTGCCTTTTCTGATGCCTGTGAATCCAGTTGGCCACAGCCTGGCTGCGGGTGTGGGTTCTGCCATGATTGTACCCCTTAAAATCCGGGAAAAGGTATTCGGGCTCCTGTATGCGGTACGGGAAAAAGCAGACGGTCGTTTTTCGGATAAAGATCTTTTTTATGCCAGCGTCATGGCCGGGCATGCCGCCCACGCCATAGAGAATCTGGCTCTTTACGAAAATATTTACGAGAATCTTTTTGGGACTCTGTATGCCTTTGTTTCTGCCATTGAGGCCAAAGACTCCTATACGCATCAGCATTCCAATCGGGTAGCGGATCTGGCCGTTGCCCTTGGGCAGAGGATGGGGCTGGATGCGGAATCGCTGGATGTCCTTCTTTTTGCGGGCAGGCTGCATGATATCGGTAAAATTGGCGTACGGGATGATGTTCTGCTGAAGCCCGGTCGTCTCACGGACGATGAGTATGAGGCGATCAAGGAACATCCTGCCATTGGAGCAGGCATTGTGGGTAAACTGGGGCTCTGGAGCCGGGAGCAGGAAATCATTCTCTACCATCATGAACGTTACGATGGCGGTGGATATCCCAAGGGTCTTGCCGGTCAGGAAATCCCTTTTCTGGCAAGAATCCTCAGTGTGGCGGATGCCTATGATGCCATGGCTTCGGACCGGGCCTACCGAAGGCGGCTGCCGGAAAAGGAAATTTTTTCTATCATGCGACAGGCCCGGGGGAAACAGTTTGACCCTGAAGTTTTGGATGTTTTTCTGCAGATGGGAGCGGAAGGTCTTCTTGGCTGA
- a CDS encoding chemotaxis protein CheX: MDATLINPFINATINVLETMAFVKSKPGKPFLKKEDVARGDVTGIIGLTGAANGTIAVTFDEGSILKVVSNMFGEPMTELNNEVADAVGEITNMISGQARRELEGLGKVFEAAIPSVVSGKNHTITHYTEGPKIAIPFTTEGGQFTIEVCLER; encoded by the coding sequence ATGGATGCAACACTGATCAACCCTTTTATTAACGCAACCATTAATGTTCTGGAAACCATGGCCTTTGTTAAGTCAAAACCGGGGAAACCTTTTTTGAAAAAAGAGGATGTGGCCAGGGGGGATGTGACGGGAATTATTGGCCTCACGGGTGCTGCCAATGGCACCATTGCTGTAACCTTTGATGAAGGTTCCATTTTGAAGGTTGTTTCCAATATGTTTGGGGAACCGATGACGGAGCTGAACAATGAGGTGGCAGATGCGGTGGGCGAGATTACCAACATGATTTCCGGGCAGGCCCGCCGGGAGCTGGAGGGCCTTGGAAAGGTGTTTGAGGCTGCCATTCCTTCGGTGGTAAGTGGTAAAAACCATACCATTACCCATTATACGGAAGGTCCGAAGATCGCGATCCCTTTCACAACAGAAGGGGGACAGTTTACCATAGAGGTCTGTCTTGAGCGATAG
- a CDS encoding PilZ domain-containing protein, which translates to MEERREDGDERRRMKRVPFETEVRLQAGEHEIRVVGNSRDLSQKGVFLATDVLLSEGMECRVEVLLSGMEDPIHLCMKGRVARLVPGGVGVEFFEMDLETFTHLRNVVLYNSDDGSL; encoded by the coding sequence ATGGAGGAGAGAAGGGAAGATGGAGACGAAAGGCGGCGGATGAAGCGCGTACCCTTCGAGACCGAGGTCCGTCTTCAGGCGGGAGAGCATGAAATCCGTGTGGTGGGTAATTCCAGGGATCTGAGCCAGAAGGGCGTTTTTCTTGCTACGGACGTTCTTTTGTCCGAAGGTATGGAGTGCCGTGTTGAGGTGCTGCTTTCCGGCATGGAAGATCCCATTCATCTTTGTATGAAAGGCAGGGTTGCACGGTTGGTACCCGGTGGGGTGGGGGTGGAGTTTTTTGAAATGGATCTTGAAACCTTTACCCATTTACGTAATGTGGTACTTTATAATAGTGATGATGGATCTTTATAA